The Triticum aestivum cultivar Chinese Spring chromosome 5A, IWGSC CS RefSeq v2.1, whole genome shotgun sequence genomic sequence ctacttggtgaacttaccatctactctcttcttatGCTGCAAGACAGAgattaccagaagcgtagtcttcgaaaggactagttatccccctcttaagtcggcattctgcagttcagtccacatatgataccccttttccatttgataccaatgcatacatatgtagtgtagctccttgcttgcgagtactttggatgagtactcacggttgcttttctccccctttccccttttctatactcgattgctgcgacctgacgttggagcccaggagccaggcgccagtgtcgatgacgactactactactcgggaggtgtctactactacgtgcagcccgctgacgaccaggagtagtttaggaggatctcaggcaggaggcctgcgcctatttcgatctgtatcccagtttgtgctagccttattaaggcaacttgtttaacttatgtctatactcagatattgttgcttccactgcctcgtctatgatcgagctcttgtattcgagccctcgaggcccctggcttgtaatatgatgcttgtatgactttttatttgtagagttgtgttgtgatatcttcccatgagtccctgatcttgatcatacatgtttgcgtgtataattagtgtacgattgaatcgggggcgtcacaagtagcTACCTATCTCTCTGCTAATCCGGTTTTTCATGGCAGAACCAAACATATTGAAATTGACTTTCATCTTATGAGAGAAAGGGTTGCAGAGAAGAAACTGGAGATTAGGTTCATTACCTCTAAAGATCATGTAGCAGATGGCTTTACTAAAACACTGTCGGTCAAACCATTTGAGGAGTTCAAGAGAAATCTTAATataggatagttgagattaaggAAGGGTGTTACGAATAGAGATAAATCTTCTATTGTAATCTCAACAGACActatcctctctctccctctcatatcTATCTTCCTCTCTGTAACTACCGAATCCTAGCGATCGGTTCTTCCTTGTACGCCACGGCAGGGGTTGTTCCTACCTCATATTAATATATAAACCGTGGCTCCTATCacgaggagtaggaacgcttccatctAACACTCTAAATGCTGCCGGTTTGAAAGTTTTCTAGCCTGGATCGTTTCAGCTAGCAGCAAAAAAGCGCAAGGCTAGACCGAAGAATCTTGATCAATTTACTAGCAGCGGCAGAATACGTACTTGACTTGCCTGGATCTAGCTTTGCTCTGAATCGATTCTTTGGCACTTCCTTCATGGTGTTGCCGTTGTGGCGTACGTCATGCACGCCCCATCACCCAAACTGCGGGGGAACGCCATGTTCATGACGGTGTCTACCGCATGCTCTCGAGCTGCTGGTACATGCCAACAAAGGAGGACAAGACGACATGGCGGTGTTCAAGTACCGGCCGGTTGAAGCTGTTGCTCGTGCCAGGCGCTGGTGGAACCACGTTGTTTCCCATGCTGCTGATTGCATCCGTGCGCGCCCGCGAGGAGGCGCGAGGGTGGAGAGCGGGCAACTACTCCCGGCATGGCGGTGCGATATTGCTCGCGGCGACGGTGGCCAGGTTCGTTGCTACCCGTGGGAGAGGACAAGGTATGGCCTGCAGTTCCGATTACTAAACAGTATaattaagagcatctccactagcCCCCCAAGAAGCCTTCCCCGGACACTTTTTCACCGCTGGCAAGTAAAATTCCTTCCACTCGTCACCCCAAAAGCCCAGTTTTCGCCGGATTCGAGGAAAAATACGGCCGGCGAGCACAGGCGAAACCCAGCCCCCCGGGAGGCAGCTGGGGACGCCGGCACTCTTACTTTGCATGCAAAATGGCCCACTTTCAGTGTCTCAAttgcctctctcctctctctctctccctctcttttctgtAGGCCCACCCATGTGCTCACACTCCCCCATCCCCCACCCACTGAAGCAGGCACGCACGGGACGGGACAGGCACGGCGAGCAGGGCGCCGGAGCTGGGGCACGGGGGGGCGTCACGGCGGGCGGGTGCCGGAGCTCGCGGGGAGGGCGCCGGAGTTGGGAGGCGGGGAGCTCGTCCATAGCGTCCTGCTCGTCCATGGCGTCCTGTCCACGGCGCCGGCCGCGGCGGGAGGCGGCATCGGAGCCGGCCAGGCACGGGAACGggcgctcctcctcgccttgacccCTTCCTCAACCTTGACCCGTCGTCGTAGTCGCACGCACCCGACGAGGCCACCACAGACGGTGCTTCGATCCCGCACGCCCTGCATGTTGTCGCCGCGCTCAGCCCGCCCCCGGGCTCTCCTGCCTGCGCCCGCGCCATGCCCATCCTTGCCCGCGTCCCGCATCCACTCGCCGGCCGAACCCCTGCTTTTGCCGCGGCCCAAGCTCCGGCTGTTGGCCGCGATGCGCGCCCGTGCCTCGCGTAGGCGGCCGTCCCCTGGCCGCACCCCACTGCTCCCGTCGTCGTGCGCTGCGCCCGCAGCTGCCCTTGCCAGTGCGCGGGGGCAACTGCTGCTGCTCGTGGCCGCAACCTGCTTCTTTGCCGCTGAAGCTCTGCTGCTGTTGCCTTCTTGCTACTGCTacttcttgctgctgctgccgctgcataGCTGCTGCCGCCACTTGCCGCTGCTGTTTGTTGGTCGCTCTAGGCGTGGTcgtggccggggcggcgaggcgtgGGCGCGGGACAGGGTGGCCGCCGTAGGAGCTCCTCCCAGCTGTTGTTGGGTGGGGGCACGACTGAAAGAAATTCCACCCCCACGCAAATATGTTCACCGGCACCTCCCCAGGAGGCTGAAAAAATGCCTCCTGGGAGGCGCAACAGCTGAAGATGCTCTAAGCTAGCCAAGAGCCTTTACAGCGCTTCAAGTCTCTCAGCCACCAGATCACGCAGTTGAACGCACCTAATTTTTCAGTCATTGTGCCAATCGCGTCCCCCGTATCTGGGCCACTGCTCCGCAGACCTACTTGGGCTCTCTCCTGTTAATTGGGCCAACCAACTGCGAAACACTATAGGCCCATAAAATAAGAACACTATTCCTGTGCGATGCTTCCCATCTCTCTCTCCCACATAGCACGGTCTAAATTTTAAAATCTTGTTGTGCTTAATCAAAGTTTCAAATATCATGCTATGGCAAATATCAGGCTAAATTAACTCTATAGAGCATTTGTTATTACCACTAGAGGAACAAGACATAACATTGCATATAAttgttttgttatctttagattaTATGGAGTTCTATGAGAAGAGTTCCCTTCTCAGCGATGGCGTCAGTCCTCATCGAATTAACAACAAAAAACTGAGGGTCAGGTTAGCAGAAAACATGACTTTACAAATTATTGATTAAAAAACTATATGTACAGTAAACCTTTTCTACAAACCACTGATCAGCGGATGAAAATATTGAGCACGTTGATGCCACAAGGGTTCCACCTTTTGCCGATATGGCGTAACGGTCGCGAGAGATAGCATTGTGGCATGTTCTGCGCATCATGTGGTGGCACGATTAATCACATGACCAACGAACAATGTTACAATAATTCTGCCGACAATCAAAGGATTCCACATTTTAtaaaataattatttatttatttagcgagcgagAGGATTAGCCACTTGACCAAGAAGCAACACTGCGTCTGTCCCCTCCTCTACCACGGCAAATAAGAAAGGCCGATCTGCCACGAAATCTACTCCATGCCCTGGTCCTGCACTACCTAACCCGATGACGGCCGTGGCAGCGGCGGCCACGGTGCCTACCTCGTCCACCTCGATAGTGGCCTTATGGTACACCCCGTTGATGGAAAGCCCTTTCCCGCCGGTCATCATGCCCGAGAAGTCGCCGCCTTCGAAAGCCGTAGTGATACCAAGCTTCCGCATGTCAGATGACGCTTCGAACTCGGACGTGAACTTGAACTTGGGGACCATTAACCGCCCGACTGGAACCTTCCCTGTCGGCGTGTGCGTCTTGATGAACTCTGGCGTCGACACGGCCTTGTCGTACAGATCGGCGAGACTAACAGTGTCCCTGTCCGGTAATAGGATAAGCATGTAGAATTCAGCTTGCTGCTCCACGTCGTTCTTGTACGGCAGCTTGAGGGCCCTGAAACCCGGGTAGACCGCGATGTGCTGTGACCGGCTTGTGGTCATGGATGGCACGCGCACGGTGGTGCCGCCGGCTGGGATGTGGAACGGCACGGTGGAGACGTCGAACGGCTGTGACCACGCCTCTTTGAAGTAGAGCGCGTTGGCGAGGACGACCGCCGTGCTGGAGTTGACGGAGCCCGGAGGCAGGACTTCGATGATGTGCTTGTTGGTCGTGTCCGCCACGAAGGCGTTCACGCGCTGCCTCGCCTGCTCGGCCCCCGACACAAAGTCCACGGATTCTGCCGTGGCGTTGTACCGCGACACGGCGATGGCCGTGAACTCTGGCCTTAGCGCCAGCATCCGGTCCATAGTAGCCGGAAACGGAGAACGGTGGGCCGTCCCTCGATCCCGATTCATCGACCCGGGATCGGATTCGGGAACAAGGTCGGATTCAGTACGATTCGATGAAGATTCGGCGTCCCCGCAGCCTGCTCCTCGATTCAGGTTCAAGGAACCAAAAGCCAAAACGCGAGGCATAATTTACTCAGGCCGTCGTTTCTTTTCTCAAGGACTCCTCGTTCTTCCTTCAGTCCATTAATTGCAAGGGATCCATTAACAGCAAGGAATGCTGACCATCAGGGAGTCGTCGTTTTTCAGGAACTGCGTTCCTCGACCATGGTACCGTACCGGGTTCATCGTACCCAAACGGATTGAATCGCGTCCTCGCTATAAAAAAATCGTTCGAGAGATGTATACTCTCGTTGTACCTTATTTTTTTCAGCCACCGACTCTCGTCCCTCGTTCCCGTTCCTCGTTCCAACCGTACCGAAAACATGGCAACTATGATCCGGTCCACCCACACGCCGCTGGCGAAGGACGTCTGCGCTAGGCCGTTGAGCCTGCCGACGAGCTCGGTCGCCGCCGCGCGGTGCAGCTCGTTGAGCGACGCCGACCTGAGGAACCGCAGGAGCTCGTTAACCGTGTCGCCCCGCGTGCCGGCGGCCTCCTTCGCGAGCGCCGCGTGGATGGACAGCGGCGAAATGATGAAGTTGCGCGCCGTGCTGCCTTTCGCCCGGatgccggcctccctggcgaggGCCACGCACGATGCGTTCCCGATCGCGGACGCGGAGTCGACACCAGGAGCTGGAGGCGCCTCGGCGAACAGGGTCGAGCGGAGGCGCCATGCAGCAAACAGGGTCAAGAAGAGCACGAACCTCCCGATGGGCGACATCGGAATCGCTGCGCTTGGCCGTGTGCTTGATCGCGCCTTCGCGGTAAGATTCAGAAGGGACCACAGCTCGATCAGATGTTGAAGGCGATCAGCTTCAGACAGAAATCAGGAGACAGGCGGCGGGCAGAATCCCTGCGAGCGACCACGCGTCTGGGTTAGGGTTAGGTGCACAATGAACTACTAATATGCTGTTGAGCTAATTATCAATTTATTTATGGAAACACACTTAACCGACTTAACACTTCCCTAAAAAAATACTTAACCGACTTATCCTTGAAAGGAAAAACTTGACCGACTTGAGCGGCTTCTCGCTTCCTTCCGGACGTCAGCTTCCTCCACGATTCATCTATACTGGAGTAGAAAGTTTGTCACGCGCTTTGCTGCGTCAACTTTTTGATTTGAAGTAGCCACATATATTTCACGAGAAAAACGGACTACAAAGATTACATCACCACAAGAGACATACATAAATGTATGCAGTTTTACATCAAAGACTCCACAGGAAGTAAAACTAAAATTTCACCCGGCAGAATCTTGTGCCATGCCGAAACGTCGTCCATCTTCACCTTTCACAGTCACCGAGGCAACACTGAAGAAAGAGGGGAGTTGCCGTTATATCCAGACCTGTAGGAGCACCTTCACTTACAATGATGCTTTTCGAGCCGATGAAACGGACCGCCGCAAGCGACGAGATCGAGACTTTGTGGCACGTCGGCCGGGGTTCTTCCCCGTGTCCGCTAAATCCCAGCGCTGTTAACTTCATCAAATGTGGTCGAAGAAGATGAATGTCACTGCTTGTCTCCATCCATGCACCCCACTGCAAGACACCAAACACAACTGCAATGGGCGATACCAACCAACGCCACCCTCGTGCGTCGTCCAGCGGACACAAATCTCACCGGAACTAGAGACTGGCAAGAAGACCGAGCCACCTGCTCCTCGGTGCCGCCCATTAGAACATCACCAAGATGGAGGAAAAGTAGAAGCAGATTATTCCAACGCGGCGCCGTCTTCACCATTGATGCAGTACCTCTGACAGAAAACTATGCCAATCCTATCTACGTACCAAGAAGATCATCGGGTCCCCACCCGCTCCCGCCActagagcggcagatggagaggacaAGGACCCGTGGCGTCACTGTCGTTGAGAGAAGGCAGGAGATCGCCTGTGGCATCTTCATATGTATATACGGCAGGACAACCTATCACGTCTAACACATAGACATGCATTAATCATGCCTGTT encodes the following:
- the LOC123101714 gene encoding putative serpin-Z12, which produces MSPIGRFVLFLTLFAAWRLRSTLFAEAPPAPGVDSASAIGNASCVALAREAGIRAKGSTARNFIISPLSIHAALAKEAAGTRGDTVNELLRFLRSASLNELHRAAATELVGRLNGLAQTSFASGVWVDRIIVAMPEFTAIAVSRYNATAESVDFVSGAEQARQRVNAFVADTTNKHIIEVLPPGSVNSSTAVVLANALYFKEAWSQPFDVSTVPFHIPAGGTTVRVPSMTTSRSQHIAVYPGFRALKLPYKNDVEQQAEFYMLILLPDRDTVSLADLYDKAVSTPEFIKTHTPTGKVPVGRLMVPKFKFTSEFEASSDMRKLGITTAFEGGDFSGMMTGGKGLSINGVYHKATIEVDEVGTVAAAATAVIGLGSAGPGHGVDFVADRPFLFAVVEEGTDAVLLLGQVANPLAR